Proteins from a single region of Neomonachus schauinslandi chromosome 10, ASM220157v2, whole genome shotgun sequence:
- the PRELID3B gene encoding PRELI domain containing protein 3B isoform X2, giving the protein MKIWTSEHVFDHPWETVTTAAMQKYPNPMNPSVVGVDVLDRHIDPSGKLHSHRLLSTEWGLPSIVKSISFTNMVSVDERLIYKPHPQDPEKTVLTQEAIITVKGVSLSSYLEGLMASTISSNANKGREAVEWVIHKLNAEIEELAASARGSIRTPMAAAAFVEK; this is encoded by the exons CCACCCATGGGAAACTGTTACGACAGCTGCAATGCAGAAATACCCAAACCCTATGAACCCAAGCGTGGTTGGAGTTGATGTGTTGGACAGACATATAGATCCCTCTGGAAAGTTGCACAGCCATAGACTTCTCAGCACGGAGTGGGGACTGCCTTCCATTGTGAAATCT atttcatttacaaatatgGTTTCAGTAGATGAGAGACTTATATACAAACCACATCCTCAGGACCCAGAAAA AACTGTTCTGACTCAAGAAGCCATAATCACTGTGAAAGGAGTCAGTCTCAGCAGTTACCTTGAAGGACTAATGGCCAGTACGATATCTTCAAATGCTAATAAA GGTCGAGAAGCAGTGGAATGGGTAATACATAAATTAAATGCTGAGATTGAAGAATTGGCGGCTTCGGCAAGAGGGAGCATAAGGACACCAATGGCGGCGGCCGCATTTGTAGAGAAATGA
- the PRELID3B gene encoding PRELI domain containing protein 3B isoform X1, with product MKIWTSEHVFDHPWETVTTAAMQKYPNPMNPSVVGVDVLDRHIDPSGKLHSHRLLSTEWGLPSIVKSLIGAARTKTYVQEHSVVDPVEKTMELKSTNISFTNMVSVDERLIYKPHPQDPEKTVLTQEAIITVKGVSLSSYLEGLMASTISSNANKGREAVEWVIHKLNAEIEELAASARGSIRTPMAAAAFVEK from the exons CCACCCATGGGAAACTGTTACGACAGCTGCAATGCAGAAATACCCAAACCCTATGAACCCAAGCGTGGTTGGAGTTGATGTGTTGGACAGACATATAGATCCCTCTGGAAAGTTGCACAGCCATAGACTTCTCAGCACGGAGTGGGGACTGCCTTCCATTGTGAAATCT ctTATTGGTGCTGCAAGAACTAAAACATACGTGCAGGAACATTCTGTAGTTGATCCTGTAGAGAAGACAATGGAACTTAAATCTACTAAT atttcatttacaaatatgGTTTCAGTAGATGAGAGACTTATATACAAACCACATCCTCAGGACCCAGAAAA AACTGTTCTGACTCAAGAAGCCATAATCACTGTGAAAGGAGTCAGTCTCAGCAGTTACCTTGAAGGACTAATGGCCAGTACGATATCTTCAAATGCTAATAAA GGTCGAGAAGCAGTGGAATGGGTAATACATAAATTAAATGCTGAGATTGAAGAATTGGCGGCTTCGGCAAGAGGGAGCATAAGGACACCAATGGCGGCGGCCGCATTTGTAGAGAAATGA